GCCACCGTCTCCTCGCTGGCCGCGTTCCTCACGTTCGCCGCGGCCTTCGTCGCCCGCCCCCTGGGCGTCGCCCTGTTCGGGACGATCGGCGACCGGCTCGGCCGGCGCCGGGCCCTGTTCCTCTCGCTCATGCTGATGGGCGTGGCGACGGTCGGCGTCGGACTGCTCCCGACGTACGAGACCGCCGGACTCCTCGCCCCCGTCCTGCTGGTGACGCTCCGTCTGCTGCAGGGCGTCAGCATGGGCGGCGAGTGGGGCGGGGCGGTGCTGCTCGCCGCCGAGCACGCGCCGCCCGGACGCCGCGCGCTGTACGCGTCCATCCCGAACGCCGGCCCCTCGCTCGGCTTCCTGCTGTCCACCGCGGTCATCCTGCCCACCCTGAACATCGGCGGCCGGGACGCCTTCACCGACTGGACCTGGCGGATCCCGTTCCTGCTCAGCGCGGTGCTCGTCGTGGTCGGCCTGTGGGTGCGTGCGACGGTCTCCGAGTCACCGCTGTTCAGACCGTCGGACGACCCCGCCACGCCGGCGGAGGCGCCCGCGCCGAGTCCCGACGGGACACCGGCCGCCGAGTCCCGCTTCCCGCTCGGCACACTGCTCACCCGGTACCCCGGCCGGCTGTTCCTCGGCATCGGCGCGGCACTGGGCGGCTCGGCGGTCTACTACCTGACGATCGTCTACAGCCTGTCGTACGCGCCGCAGGCACTCGGCATCTCCCGGAACACGATGCTGACCGCCGCGAGCGTCGGCGCGGCGGCCGGCATCGCGGTCACCCTTCCGGCCGCCAGGCTGGCCGACCGGATCGGCCGCCGCCCGGTGATGCTGACCGGAGCCGTCGGCAGTGTGCTCTGGGCGGTGCCGATGTACGCCTCGCTGAGCTCCCGCGACGGCTGGGTGATCACCGGGGCCTACACGGTCGGGCTCGTGCTGCTCGCGCTGATGTTCTCGCCGGTGGCGGCCTTCCTGCCCGAGCTCTTCCCGGCCCGGCTGCGGTACACCGGCGCCTCGGCGGCCTTCATCCTCGCCAACACCTTCGGCGGCGGCTTCGCCCCGCTCGTCGCCACCTGGCTCAACAGTCACTGGGGGTCGCCGCTGGTCCTCGGCTTCTACACGGGCGGACTGTGCCTGGTGAGCCTCCTGTGCCTGCTGGCGCTGCCGGAGACCCGCGATCACGAGTTCGCCGTCTGACGTACAGTCGGCGCTGGTCACGTACGTACGAGGAGGCCGGGCCCATGCCCGTGGACGAGCTGGACACCCGCATCCTGCGCCTGCTGCTCGAGCAGCCGCGCACCAGCGTGCGGGAGTACGCCCGGCTCCTCGGCGTCGCGCGCGGCACCCTGCAGGCCCGCCTCGACCGGCTGGAGCGCGACGGCGTGATCACCGGCACGGGTCCGTCACTCTCCCCCGCCGCGCTGGGCCACCCGGTGCTCGCGTTCGTGCACATCGAGGTCACCCAGGGCCACCTGGACGACGTGGGCGACGCCCTGGCCGCCGTACCGGAGATCGTCGAGGCGTTCTCGATCACCGGCGGCGGCGACCTCGTCACCCGGGTGGTGGCGCGCGACAACGCGCACCTGGAGGACGTGATCCAGAAGCTCATCAGCGTGCCCGGCGTGGTCCGCACCCGCACAGAGGTGGCCCTGCGGGAACGGGTGCCGCACCGACTGCTGCCGCTGGTGGAGTCCATCGGGCGGGCCGGCGCCAAGTAGCCTTCCCGTTCGCAACTCTCGGTCCTGTCAGGACCGTTGACGTGCTTCCGTCGCCCCTCTACCGTCTGGTCGACCATCCGCACGCCGTTCGTGATTTCGAACAGCGTGATCCCGAACGCCACCTCGATCCAACTGTGGACCGGAGGAACACGCACATGGCACCGCCCCTCAGCAGACGGACCCTTCTCCAGAGCGCGATACTCGCGGCGGCAGTCCCCCCACTCCCCCTCACGGCGGCCACCCAAGCCGCGGCGGCCGTCCTCCCGCCGCCGGCCGCCTGGTCCCTCCAGCCCTTCCCCCTCCAGGACGTCTCGCTCGGCCCCGGCGTCTTCGCCGCCAAGCGCCGCCTGATGCTCGACCACGCCCGTGGCTACGACGTGAACCGCCTGCTCCAGGTCTTCCGCGCCAACGCCGGCCGCTCCACGCTCGGCGCGGTCGCCCCCGGCGGCTGGGAGGGCCTGGACGGGGAGGCAGGCGGCAACCTGCGCGGCCACTACACCGGGCACTTCCTCACGATGCTGTCCCAGGCGTACGCGAGCACCGGCGAGCAGGTGTTCGCGGACAGGATCCGCACGGCGGTCGGCGCGCTGACGGAGGTGCGCGAGGCGTTGCGCCGCGAGCCGACCGTGCTCAGCGTCCCCGGCCGGTTCGGTACGGCGGCGGAGAACGTGCGCGGCTCCTACCAGTACGTCGACGTGCCGTCCGGCGTCCTGGGCGGCGCCGCGGAGGTCACCCTCGCCGCCTGGGTGAAGCCCACCCATGACGCCGGCTGGACCCGGATCTTCGACTTCGGCAACGACACGACCCGGTATCTGTACCTGGCCGCGCGCAACGCGAGCGGTGTGCCCCGGTTCGCCGTCACCACCGGCGGGGCGGGCGGCGAGCAGGGGCTCGACGGCACCGCCGCGCTGCCCCTGAACCAGTGGAGCCACCTCGCGGTGACCATCGCCGCGGGCACCGGGACCCTGTACGTCGACGGCACGGCCGTGGCCCGCAACACCGCCATGTCGCTCACCCCGGCCGCCCTCGGCACCCTCACCGGCAACTGGCTCGGCCGGTCCCACTACGCCTCCGACCCGGTCTTCGCGGGCGCCTTCGGCGGCTTCGACGTGTGGTCGCGGGCGCTGACCGCCGCCGAGGTCACGGAGTTGCAGAGCCGCCGGACGCCCGGCGACCTGGCCTCCTACGCCTTCGACGAGACCTCGGGCGGCACGTTCGCGGACGCCTCGGGGCGCGGCCTGACCGCCACCCTGCGCCGCACCTGGGGCGGGCCCAGCCACCCCGGGTTCCTCGCGGCCTACCCGGAGACCCAGTTCATCCAACTGGAGTCGATGACCGGCCCCGACTACACCAAGGTGTGGGCGCCCTACTACACCGCCCACAAGATCCTCCGCGGTCTGCTGGACGCGTACCTCGCCACCGACGACGAGCGCGCGCTCGACCTGGCGTCCGGGATGTGCGACTGGATGTACTCCCGGCTGTCGAAGCTGCCCGAGGCCACGCTCCAGCGCATGTGGGGCATCTTCTCCAGCGGCGAGTTCGGCGGCATCGTCGAGGCGGTCTGCGATCTGCACGCGCTGTCCGGAAAGCCCGAACACCTCGCGCTGGCCCGGCTGTTCGACCTCGACAAGCTCATCGACGCGTGCGCGGCGAACACCGA
The Streptomyces sp. NBC_01485 genome window above contains:
- a CDS encoding MFS transporter is translated as MRELPPNTVLKAVSPTAAATTGTEAATGTEATTGTEAPAAPKVPGKATAPRVAVASLVGTTIEYYDFAVYGTASALVLGPAFFPSGNATVSSLAAFLTFAAAFVARPLGVALFGTIGDRLGRRRALFLSLMLMGVATVGVGLLPTYETAGLLAPVLLVTLRLLQGVSMGGEWGGAVLLAAEHAPPGRRALYASIPNAGPSLGFLLSTAVILPTLNIGGRDAFTDWTWRIPFLLSAVLVVVGLWVRATVSESPLFRPSDDPATPAEAPAPSPDGTPAAESRFPLGTLLTRYPGRLFLGIGAALGGSAVYYLTIVYSLSYAPQALGISRNTMLTAASVGAAAGIAVTLPAARLADRIGRRPVMLTGAVGSVLWAVPMYASLSSRDGWVITGAYTVGLVLLALMFSPVAAFLPELFPARLRYTGASAAFILANTFGGGFAPLVATWLNSHWGSPLVLGFYTGGLCLVSLLCLLALPETRDHEFAV
- a CDS encoding beta-L-arabinofuranosidase domain-containing protein, with protein sequence MAPPLSRRTLLQSAILAAAVPPLPLTAATQAAAAVLPPPAAWSLQPFPLQDVSLGPGVFAAKRRLMLDHARGYDVNRLLQVFRANAGRSTLGAVAPGGWEGLDGEAGGNLRGHYTGHFLTMLSQAYASTGEQVFADRIRTAVGALTEVREALRREPTVLSVPGRFGTAAENVRGSYQYVDVPSGVLGGAAEVTLAAWVKPTHDAGWTRIFDFGNDTTRYLYLAARNASGVPRFAVTTGGAGGEQGLDGTAALPLNQWSHLAVTIAAGTGTLYVDGTAVARNTAMSLTPAALGTLTGNWLGRSHYASDPVFAGAFGGFDVWSRALTAAEVTELQSRRTPGDLASYAFDETSGGTFADASGRGLTATLRRTWGGPSHPGFLAAYPETQFIQLESMTGPDYTKVWAPYYTAHKILRGLLDAYLATDDERALDLASGMCDWMYSRLSKLPEATLQRMWGIFSSGEFGGIVEAVCDLHALSGKPEHLALARLFDLDKLIDACAANTDTLDGLHANQHIPIFTGLVRLYDATGETRYLTAAKNFWGMVVPHRMYGIGGTSQGEFWKARDVIAGTIDGATAETCCAYNLLKLSRTLFFHDQDPAYMDYYERALYNQVLGSRQDTPDAEKPLVTYFIGLTPGTVRDYTPKQGTTCCEGTGMESATKYQDSVYFKAADGSALYVNLYSPATLTWAEKGVTVAQSTDFPREQGSTLTVRGRTSTFALRLRVPAWATAGFRVTVNGRGVNGTPAPGSYFSVSRTWRDGDVVRVAMPFRLRVEKAFDDPSLQTLFHGPVNLVARNSATTCLEFGLYRNAALSGDLLPSFTPVSGKPLHFTLDGTGFAPFHEGTEDPTHAYVRRAEPRVVFGNSDSGVANPAKADRTTLLDEVWAGAPFASKAALVTRVRSVVDAWVSAGLLARADGERVVSTARGATFVP
- a CDS encoding Lrp/AsnC family transcriptional regulator, which produces MPVDELDTRILRLLLEQPRTSVREYARLLGVARGTLQARLDRLERDGVITGTGPSLSPAALGHPVLAFVHIEVTQGHLDDVGDALAAVPEIVEAFSITGGGDLVTRVVARDNAHLEDVIQKLISVPGVVRTRTEVALRERVPHRLLPLVESIGRAGAK